One window of the Pseudofrankia sp. DC12 genome contains the following:
- a CDS encoding AMP-binding protein: MASTPTAAPATGAAEAAGMITGADVKTLWDLLARRAALTPDAPLLLADGDDGPVRVGCAELAARAERVAAGLLDEYAVGPGARVCWQLPTRVETVVLSMALARLGAVQVPIIHIYREREVAVALRQTGARLFCVPGTWRGTDYVELAAAASADLVYRPRVLVVGTGADALPQGDPALLPAPPTDGEKIRWIYYTSGTTSQPKGVRHRDSSLIAAGVGLALALGARPDDVGSIAFPVAHIGGPDYLAMMLSVGFPALLLEAFVPADAIAAFRRHGVTLAGGSTTFYTALLAASRQSPTPGEPLVPTLRLLAGGGAPKPPELFTDVRRALGIPIAHGYGMTEIPMITQGSPTDSDDALMYSEGAPLPGVEVRVVGADGVVTPVGVEGEVRVRGSTVCAGYTDAEATAAAFDEDGWFRTGDLGVIRPDGHVTLTGRLKDVIIRKGENVSAKEVEDLLYQHPKVGAVAVVGLPDAERGELVCAVVEPVAGGPEPSLAELVAFLRAAGLMTQKIPERLEILDALPRNATLKILKHELRARYTA, from the coding sequence ATGGCGAGCACCCCGACGGCGGCACCGGCCACGGGCGCGGCCGAGGCGGCGGGCATGATCACTGGCGCCGACGTGAAGACGCTGTGGGACCTGCTCGCGCGCCGCGCGGCGCTCACCCCGGACGCGCCGCTGCTACTCGCCGACGGCGACGACGGTCCGGTGCGGGTCGGCTGTGCCGAGCTGGCCGCCCGAGCCGAGCGGGTCGCGGCCGGGCTGCTCGACGAGTACGCCGTCGGGCCGGGCGCCCGGGTCTGCTGGCAGCTCCCGACCCGGGTCGAGACGGTCGTGCTGTCGATGGCGCTCGCCCGCCTCGGCGCCGTCCAGGTGCCGATCATCCACATCTACCGGGAGCGCGAGGTCGCCGTCGCGCTGCGCCAGACCGGCGCGCGGCTGTTCTGCGTCCCCGGGACCTGGCGCGGGACCGACTACGTCGAGCTGGCCGCCGCGGCGAGCGCGGACCTGGTCTACCGGCCGCGGGTGCTGGTGGTCGGCACCGGCGCGGACGCCCTCCCGCAGGGCGACCCGGCGCTGCTGCCCGCGCCGCCCACCGACGGCGAGAAGATCCGCTGGATCTACTACACCTCCGGCACGACCTCGCAGCCCAAGGGCGTGCGGCACCGGGACTCCTCGCTGATCGCGGCCGGCGTCGGCCTCGCGCTGGCGCTGGGCGCCCGTCCGGACGACGTGGGCTCGATCGCCTTCCCGGTGGCGCACATCGGCGGGCCGGACTACCTGGCGATGATGCTGTCCGTCGGGTTCCCGGCGCTGCTGCTCGAGGCGTTCGTCCCGGCCGACGCGATCGCCGCCTTCCGCCGCCACGGGGTCACCCTCGCGGGCGGTTCGACCACTTTCTACACCGCGCTTCTCGCCGCGAGCCGGCAGTCGCCGACGCCCGGCGAGCCGCTGGTCCCGACGCTGCGCCTGCTCGCCGGCGGCGGCGCGCCCAAGCCACCGGAGCTGTTCACCGACGTGCGGCGGGCGCTCGGCATCCCGATCGCCCACGGCTACGGAATGACCGAGATCCCGATGATCACCCAGGGCTCGCCGACCGACAGCGACGACGCGCTGATGTACTCCGAAGGCGCCCCGCTGCCCGGCGTCGAGGTGCGTGTCGTCGGCGCCGACGGTGTGGTCACGCCCGTCGGCGTGGAGGGCGAGGTCCGGGTCCGCGGCTCGACTGTCTGCGCCGGCTACACCGACGCCGAGGCGACCGCCGCCGCGTTCGACGAGGACGGCTGGTTCCGGACCGGAGACCTGGGCGTCATCCGCCCGGACGGGCACGTGACCCTGACCGGCCGGCTCAAGGATGTGATCATCCGCAAGGGCGAGAACGTCTCGGCCAAGGAGGTCGAGGACCTGCTCTACCAGCACCCGAAGGTCGGCGCGGTCGCGGTCGTCGGGCTGCCGGACGCTGAGCGTGGCGAGCTGGTCTGCGCCGTCGTCGAGCCTGTGGCAGGTGGGCCGGAACCCTCGCTGGCCGAGCTGGTGGCGTTCCTGCGTGCCGCCGGGCTGATGACGCAGAAGATTCCAGAGCGCCTGGAGATCCTCGACGCGCTGCCCAGAAACGCGACGCTTAAGATTCTCAAGCACGAGCTGCGCGCCCGCTACACGGCCTGA
- a CDS encoding S8 family serine peptidase, whose product MRSSSSSLPQDRRTGRGRRAKQAALVAALLAVPAAVALPGPANAAAARTYVVVYAGSAESGRAAVASLGGTVVSENAKVGLATITSTDPAFEAKADRSAALVGAAPNSPIGYAVPDAAGGSSTDPGDSFTQKERSSSRSGGSPSHWGPPVKPRTPADEPLAGAQWDMQMIGATQAGSYKSQPGNKGVLVGVIDTGIDGTHPDIAPNFNAKLSRNFVTDIPTDPVSGEEMDGPCEHPSCVDPVNEDDDGHGTHVASTIASPVNGLGIAGVAPNVQLVNIRAGQDAGFFFLKPTIDAITYAGDIGVDVVNMSFYTDPWLFNCTANAADTPQQQAEQRTIIAATQRAVAYASARNVTLIAASGNESTDLDHISSDDTSPDYPYPQSGTAAHSRVIDNSCLSMPSEAKGVLSVNAIGPSKRLSYFSNYGLTHTTVAAPGGDYYDQYGTAAFHTPGNLILAAYPKNVAAAVGDIDAAGNPTTPFVIRDDSKGVTSYYQYLQGTSMASPHAVGVAALIVSQLGRPDRAHGGLTLDPKVVMRALEQTATPVACPTANQYPEPDHAGYAPVCQGTVKDNGFYGYGIINASNVAKLR is encoded by the coding sequence ATGCGCAGCTCCTCCTCATCCCTCCCCCAGGACCGTCGTACCGGCCGAGGGCGCCGGGCCAAGCAGGCAGCGCTGGTCGCGGCGCTCCTCGCCGTCCCGGCCGCTGTCGCGCTGCCAGGCCCGGCAAACGCCGCCGCGGCGCGGACCTACGTCGTCGTCTACGCCGGCTCGGCCGAGTCCGGCCGCGCGGCGGTCGCCTCGCTCGGCGGGACCGTGGTGTCCGAGAACGCCAAGGTGGGCCTGGCGACCATCACCTCGACCGACCCGGCCTTCGAGGCGAAGGCCGACCGCAGCGCGGCCCTCGTCGGTGCCGCTCCCAACTCCCCGATCGGCTACGCGGTCCCGGACGCGGCCGGCGGCTCCTCGACCGATCCCGGCGACTCGTTCACCCAGAAGGAACGCAGCTCCTCCCGGTCGGGCGGCTCGCCGAGCCACTGGGGCCCACCCGTCAAGCCCAGGACACCGGCGGACGAGCCACTCGCCGGCGCGCAGTGGGACATGCAGATGATCGGCGCCACCCAGGCCGGTTCCTACAAGTCCCAGCCGGGCAACAAGGGCGTGCTGGTCGGCGTCATCGACACCGGCATCGACGGCACCCACCCGGACATCGCGCCGAACTTCAACGCCAAGCTGTCCCGCAACTTCGTCACCGACATCCCGACCGACCCGGTCTCCGGCGAGGAGATGGACGGGCCGTGTGAGCACCCGTCCTGCGTCGACCCGGTGAACGAGGACGACGACGGCCACGGCACTCACGTCGCCTCCACCATCGCCTCGCCGGTCAACGGCCTGGGAATCGCCGGCGTCGCGCCGAACGTGCAGCTGGTGAACATCCGGGCTGGTCAGGACGCCGGCTTCTTCTTCCTGAAGCCGACGATCGACGCGATCACCTACGCCGGTGACATCGGCGTCGACGTGGTCAACATGTCGTTCTACACCGACCCGTGGCTGTTCAACTGCACGGCCAACGCGGCGGACACCCCGCAGCAGCAGGCCGAGCAGCGCACGATCATCGCGGCCACCCAGCGCGCGGTCGCCTACGCGTCCGCCCGTAACGTCACGCTGATCGCGGCCTCGGGCAACGAGTCGACCGACCTCGACCACATCTCCTCGGACGACACCAGCCCGGACTACCCGTACCCGCAGTCCGGCACCGCCGCGCACTCGCGCGTCATCGACAACTCGTGCCTGTCGATGCCGTCGGAGGCCAAGGGCGTCCTGTCCGTCAACGCGATCGGGCCGTCCAAGCGGCTGTCGTACTTCAGCAACTACGGCCTGACCCACACCACCGTGGCGGCGCCCGGCGGTGACTACTACGACCAGTACGGCACGGCCGCGTTCCACACCCCGGGGAACCTGATCCTCGCCGCCTACCCGAAGAACGTCGCGGCCGCGGTCGGCGACATCGACGCCGCCGGCAACCCGACGACGCCCTTCGTGATCCGTGACGACAGCAAGGGCGTCACGTCGTACTACCAGTACCTGCAGGGCACGTCGATGGCCTCACCGCACGCGGTCGGGGTCGCGGCGCTGATCGTCAGCCAGCTCGGGCGCCCCGACCGGGCCCATGGCGGGCTGACGCTCGACCCGAAGGTCGTGATGCGGGCGCTCGAGCAGACGGCGACTCCGGTGGCCTGCCCGACCGCCAACCAGTACCCCGAGCCCGACCATGCCGGCTACGCGCCGGTCTGCCAGGGGACAGTGAAGGACAACGGTTTCTACGGGTACGGCATCATCAACGCGTCGAACGTGGCCAAACTGCGCTGA
- a CDS encoding PLP-dependent aminotransferase family protein, producing MKYSSTGRSDTGSAEKVADELRALADARAVGARLPSTRELQQRLGVGPVTVQRALARLVTEGVLVTRPGAGTFVAARRAPRFGDTDWQQVALGASPVAGSGGVELVLGRASVHGFELGSGYLDASLRADSRLAAAATRAVRRPDAWAAPPAMGVAELRSWFGRQIGADPSEVLITPGAQGALSAAFRALLPAGSPLLFAVPTYHGALAVARSAGLVPVPVPTDADGVRPELLERAFAATSARLLFLQPTYANPTGAVLAHDRRRTVLDICEKAGAFIVEDDFSRWLGHGQLPPPPLWRDDDSGHVITICSLTKILAPSLRVGALVARGPVMNRLAAMRQVDDFFVPTPLQHTAIEMVTGPGWAAQLRTVSAALRVRMAALAAALAAELPDCTFENPRGGISLWLRLPRGTDDQVVASRAARLGVSVVPGRYFVVGEQDSSHLRLCVAGIGEQDIPTAVALLAEAVHASAGSVETGALVG from the coding sequence ATGAAATATAGTAGCACCGGCCGCAGCGACACCGGCAGTGCCGAGAAGGTCGCCGACGAGCTGCGCGCGCTGGCGGACGCCCGCGCCGTGGGGGCGCGGCTGCCCAGCACCCGCGAGCTGCAGCAGCGCCTCGGCGTCGGGCCGGTCACCGTGCAGCGCGCGCTCGCCCGGCTGGTGACCGAAGGGGTGCTGGTCACCCGGCCAGGCGCCGGCACGTTCGTCGCGGCGCGCCGCGCTCCCCGCTTCGGGGACACCGACTGGCAGCAGGTGGCGCTGGGCGCGAGCCCGGTCGCCGGGTCCGGCGGGGTCGAGCTGGTGCTGGGCCGCGCGAGCGTCCACGGGTTCGAGCTGGGTTCGGGCTACCTGGACGCGTCACTGCGGGCCGACAGCAGGCTCGCGGCCGCGGCGACCCGCGCGGTACGGCGCCCGGACGCCTGGGCCGCTCCCCCCGCGATGGGGGTCGCCGAGCTGCGCAGCTGGTTCGGCCGGCAGATCGGTGCCGACCCCAGCGAGGTGCTGATCACCCCGGGCGCTCAGGGCGCGCTGTCGGCCGCGTTCCGCGCGCTGCTGCCGGCGGGCAGTCCACTGCTGTTCGCGGTCCCGACCTACCACGGCGCGCTCGCCGTCGCGCGCAGCGCGGGCCTCGTTCCCGTGCCGGTGCCCACCGACGCGGACGGGGTGCGTCCTGAGCTGCTGGAGCGGGCGTTCGCGGCCACCTCGGCCCGGCTGCTGTTCCTGCAGCCCACGTACGCCAACCCGACCGGCGCGGTGCTCGCGCATGACCGCCGTCGCACCGTCCTCGACATCTGCGAGAAGGCCGGCGCCTTCATCGTCGAGGACGACTTCTCCCGTTGGCTCGGTCATGGCCAGCTCCCGCCGCCACCGCTGTGGCGTGACGACGACTCAGGGCACGTCATCACCATCTGCTCACTGACGAAGATCCTCGCGCCGAGCCTGCGGGTCGGTGCGCTGGTGGCGCGTGGGCCTGTGATGAACCGGCTGGCCGCGATGCGCCAGGTCGACGACTTCTTCGTGCCGACGCCGTTGCAGCACACCGCCATCGAGATGGTGACCGGCCCCGGCTGGGCGGCCCAGCTGCGGACCGTCTCGGCGGCGCTGCGGGTGCGGATGGCGGCGCTGGCGGCGGCACTCGCGGCCGAGCTGCCGGACTGCACCTTCGAGAACCCGCGCGGCGGCATCAGCCTGTGGCTGCGGCTGCCGCGCGGCACCGACGACCAGGTGGTCGCGAGCCGGGCGGCGCGCCTGGGGGTGTCGGTGGTGCCGGGGCGGTACTTCGTGGTCGGCGAGCAGGACTCCAGCCACCTGCGCCTGTGCGTCGCCGGGATCGGCGAGCAGGACATCCCGACCGCGGTCGCGCTGCTGGCCGAGGCGGTCCACGCCAGTGCCGGCTCGGTCGAGACCGGCGCCCTCGTGGGCTGA
- a CDS encoding cyclase family protein, with translation MALPEEFHALARKVNNWGRWGSDDERGTLNLLTDEAVRRGVAAARTGKRFSLALPLSQDGPQLGFIPGRINPIRTMISLNEPLTGDPSQVCFSDDMVVMGVQAATHWDALAHASYDGRIYNGFGAATVTAAGAARCGIDKAGPIVGRGVLLDVARARGVERLDSGYAITSDDLAAAVGLAGVAVEPGDLVLVRTGQMRLLQAGDKMGYLAPVAGLSLRSVEWMRAQDVAAAATDTVVFEVFPWERDDAPLPVHLLHLVEMGLTQGQNFDLETLAADCADDGIYTFLLSATPEPLANGLGGIVAPVAIK, from the coding sequence GTGGCGTTGCCCGAGGAGTTCCACGCGCTCGCCAGGAAGGTCAACAACTGGGGCCGCTGGGGATCCGACGACGAGCGCGGCACGCTGAATCTGCTGACCGACGAGGCGGTCCGCCGGGGCGTGGCCGCCGCACGCACCGGGAAGCGCTTCTCGCTCGCGCTGCCGCTGTCCCAGGACGGTCCCCAGCTCGGGTTCATCCCCGGCCGGATCAACCCGATCCGCACGATGATCTCGTTGAACGAGCCGCTGACCGGCGACCCGTCGCAGGTCTGCTTCTCCGACGACATGGTCGTCATGGGTGTGCAGGCGGCGACGCACTGGGACGCGCTGGCGCACGCGTCCTATGACGGGCGGATCTACAACGGCTTCGGCGCGGCCACGGTCACCGCGGCCGGGGCGGCCCGCTGCGGCATCGACAAGGCGGGGCCGATCGTCGGGCGCGGCGTGCTGCTCGACGTCGCCCGGGCCCGCGGCGTCGAACGGCTGGACTCGGGCTACGCGATCACCAGCGACGATCTGGCCGCGGCCGTCGGCCTCGCCGGGGTCGCCGTCGAGCCGGGCGACCTGGTGCTGGTCCGCACCGGCCAGATGCGGCTGCTGCAAGCCGGCGACAAGATGGGCTACCTGGCGCCGGTGGCGGGGCTGTCGCTGCGCTCGGTGGAGTGGATGCGCGCGCAGGACGTCGCCGCCGCGGCCACCGACACGGTGGTCTTCGAGGTCTTCCCCTGGGAGCGGGACGACGCGCCGCTGCCGGTGCACCTGCTGCACCTGGTCGAGATGGGCCTGACCCAGGGGCAGAACTTCGATCTGGAGACGCTCGCGGCCGACTGCGCCGACGACGGGATCTACACCTTCCTGCTGTCGGCGACCCCGGAACCGTTGGCCAACGGACTCGGCGGAATCGTGGCACCGGTCGCCATCAAGTAG
- a CDS encoding thiolase domain-containing protein, whose amino-acid sequence MSGEPCAIIGIGQTHHKSKRLDVSLAGLVREAASRALQDAGLDWPDIDAVVLGKAPDAFEGVMMPELYLADALGAAGKSIMRVHTAGSVGGSTAIVASHLIHARRHRRVLAVAFEKQSEGNAQWGLSGGKSGSMGAGGIFAPWIRSYIRRSGAPEHIGWQVAVKDRRNALKNPYAHLRIADISMEKVRDSFVLWDPLHFLESCPSSDGACALVLTDEAGGRDAAARGNPPAWVAATAMRSEPTSFPSRDPVRPQAGVDCAHDLYRAAGITNPLTEIDVAELYVPFSWYEPMWLEGHDITGPGDGWKLVEAGETEIGGSFPVNPSGGVLSSNPIGASGMLRFAEAALQVRGRAGEHQVDGARTALGHAYGGGAQYFAMWIVRSSL is encoded by the coding sequence ATGAGCGGCGAGCCGTGCGCGATCATCGGGATCGGCCAGACCCACCACAAGAGCAAGCGTCTCGACGTCTCGCTCGCGGGTCTGGTCCGGGAGGCGGCGAGCCGGGCCCTGCAGGACGCGGGCCTCGACTGGCCCGACATCGACGCCGTCGTCCTCGGCAAGGCGCCGGACGCCTTCGAGGGCGTCATGATGCCCGAGCTGTACCTCGCCGACGCGCTCGGCGCGGCCGGAAAGTCGATCATGCGGGTGCACACGGCCGGCAGCGTCGGTGGCTCGACGGCCATCGTCGCCTCGCACCTGATCCACGCCCGCCGGCATCGCCGGGTGCTAGCCGTCGCGTTCGAGAAGCAGTCCGAGGGCAACGCCCAGTGGGGGCTGTCCGGCGGGAAGTCGGGCTCGATGGGGGCGGGTGGCATCTTCGCGCCGTGGATCCGCTCCTACATCCGCCGCTCCGGCGCGCCGGAGCACATCGGCTGGCAGGTGGCCGTCAAGGATCGGCGCAACGCGCTGAAGAACCCCTACGCACACCTCAGGATCGCCGACATCTCGATGGAGAAGGTCCGCGACTCGTTCGTGCTGTGGGACCCACTGCACTTCCTGGAGTCCTGCCCGTCCTCCGACGGCGCGTGCGCGCTGGTGCTGACCGACGAGGCCGGCGGTCGCGACGCGGCGGCCCGGGGGAACCCGCCCGCCTGGGTCGCGGCGACGGCGATGCGCAGCGAGCCGACGTCGTTCCCGAGCCGTGACCCGGTCCGCCCGCAGGCCGGCGTCGACTGCGCCCACGACCTGTACCGGGCCGCCGGGATCACCAACCCGCTCACCGAGATCGACGTCGCCGAGCTCTACGTCCCGTTCAGCTGGTACGAGCCGATGTGGCTGGAGGGCCACGACATCACCGGCCCGGGCGACGGGTGGAAGCTGGTCGAGGCGGGCGAGACGGAGATCGGCGGGTCGTTCCCGGTCAACCCGTCCGGCGGCGTCCTGTCGTCGAACCCGATCGGCGCGTCCGGGATGCTGCGGTTCGCCGAGGCCGCGCTGCAGGTACGCGGCCGGGCCGGGGAGCACCAGGTCGACGGCGCCCGCACCGCGCTGGGCCACGCCTACGGCGGTGGCGCCCAGTACTTCGCGATGTGGATCGTCCGATCCTCGCTGTAG
- a CDS encoding lipid-transfer protein — MTDNERVFGEPVAIVGYALSPMSEFAESTEVQLCLDVVTRALVSAGLERKEIDFTCSGSADYLSGGTFTFVANLDAVGAWPPIRESHVEMDGAWALHEAWVRLLIGDERTALVFGSGKSSSGDLARVLNLQTDPYYLAPLGVDPLSLAALQARALLDTGTATERDLAAVAARARQAAAANPHAVPAVAAAGRGLTERPDAPSDAEIDALLAAEYVRSPLRVHDAPPVTDGACALVLATASVANRLAAKHGIRPVWITGLEHFIEPHQPGMRDLTDSVSTRKAAQAAGLGCGGPVEVAELSATYSHEEIILRDALGLPADCVVNPSGGALAANPVMATGLVRVVEAARAIREQGHGRALAHATSGPCLQQNLVCLLSREPGEREPQGETR; from the coding sequence ATGACAGACAACGAACGGGTATTCGGCGAGCCGGTCGCGATCGTCGGCTACGCCCTGTCGCCGATGAGCGAGTTCGCCGAGTCGACCGAGGTGCAGCTGTGCCTGGACGTCGTCACCCGGGCCCTGGTCAGCGCGGGACTGGAGCGCAAGGAGATCGACTTCACCTGCTCCGGCAGCGCTGACTACCTGTCGGGCGGCACCTTCACCTTCGTCGCGAACCTCGACGCGGTCGGCGCCTGGCCGCCGATCCGCGAGTCGCACGTCGAGATGGACGGGGCCTGGGCGCTGCACGAGGCCTGGGTGCGGCTGCTGATCGGCGACGAACGCACGGCGCTGGTCTTCGGCTCCGGCAAGTCCTCGAGCGGCGACCTCGCCCGGGTGCTGAACCTGCAGACCGACCCGTACTACCTGGCGCCGCTCGGGGTCGACCCGCTGTCGCTGGCCGCGCTGCAGGCACGGGCGCTGCTGGACACCGGGACGGCGACCGAGCGTGACCTGGCCGCTGTCGCCGCGCGGGCCCGGCAGGCCGCCGCCGCCAACCCCCACGCGGTCCCTGCGGTCGCGGCGGCCGGCCGCGGCCTGACCGAGCGCCCGGACGCGCCCTCGGACGCCGAGATCGACGCGCTGCTGGCGGCTGAGTACGTGCGCTCCCCGCTGCGGGTGCATGACGCGCCGCCGGTGACGGACGGGGCGTGCGCGCTCGTGCTCGCGACCGCGTCCGTGGCGAACCGGCTGGCCGCCAAGCACGGGATCAGGCCGGTGTGGATCACCGGCCTGGAGCACTTCATCGAGCCGCACCAGCCTGGCATGCGGGACCTCACCGACTCGGTGTCGACCCGGAAGGCCGCGCAGGCCGCCGGCCTCGGCTGCGGTGGGCCGGTCGAGGTCGCGGAGCTGTCCGCCACCTACAGCCACGAAGAGATCATCCTGCGGGACGCGCTCGGCCTGCCGGCGGACTGCGTCGTCAACCCCTCGGGTGGGGCGCTGGCCGCGAACCCGGTGATGGCCACCGGGCTGGTCCGGGTCGTCGAGGCCGCCCGGGCGATCCGCGAGCAGGGCCACGGCCGGGCGCTGGCGCACGCGACCTCCGGTCCGTGCCTGCAGCAGAACCTCGTCTGCCTGCTCAGCCGCGAACCGGGTGAGCGCGAGCCGCAAGGAGAGACGCGATGA
- a CDS encoding OB-fold domain-containing protein: MSAGASEVESPETSAAATVPRIVTNTVEFPYRRSLGPVVGGYFIALAAGRITGVRSGARVLCPPLEYDPDTGAATSGELVDVGPAGTVWTWTWVPVPDARHPLDRPFAFALIQLDGADTSLMHVVDAPEGALRSGLRVVARFRAEPKGRPDDLAYFVPEETAGCAEAVPGIVDAAARAAAGPGEPVATMEFWSSLTYKEALAPAGERYARSMMAGRLIGQRCPTCAKVYAPPRDFCPIDGIPLDESQDLVLPDRGVVTNFTIVTPVAYPGQKETEPFVRVSVLLDEVEALLGLQPVVDVANEDVRPGMRVEAVWLPEAERSADEFGNRGWGATTGAIAGWRPTGEPDLPVERYLDRVF; encoded by the coding sequence GTGTCAGCTGGGGCATCCGAGGTCGAAAGCCCTGAGACCTCCGCGGCAGCGACCGTGCCCAGGATCGTCACCAACACCGTCGAGTTCCCGTACCGCCGCAGCCTCGGCCCGGTCGTCGGCGGGTACTTCATCGCGCTCGCCGCCGGCCGGATCACCGGTGTCCGCAGCGGCGCGCGGGTGCTCTGCCCGCCGTTGGAGTATGACCCGGACACCGGAGCGGCCACGTCCGGCGAGCTGGTCGACGTCGGCCCGGCCGGCACGGTCTGGACCTGGACCTGGGTGCCGGTTCCGGACGCGCGCCACCCGCTCGACCGGCCGTTCGCCTTCGCGCTGATCCAGCTCGACGGGGCCGATACCAGCCTGATGCATGTCGTCGACGCCCCCGAGGGCGCGCTGCGTAGCGGGCTGCGGGTGGTCGCCCGGTTCCGGGCCGAGCCGAAGGGCCGCCCGGACGACCTCGCGTACTTCGTTCCCGAGGAGACCGCCGGTTGCGCCGAGGCCGTCCCCGGCATCGTCGACGCGGCGGCCCGAGCCGCGGCCGGACCGGGCGAGCCGGTGGCCACGATGGAGTTCTGGTCGTCGCTGACCTACAAGGAGGCGCTCGCCCCGGCCGGCGAGCGGTACGCCCGCTCGATGATGGCCGGCAGGCTGATCGGCCAGCGCTGCCCGACCTGCGCGAAGGTCTACGCGCCGCCCCGCGACTTCTGCCCGATCGACGGGATCCCGCTCGACGAGAGCCAGGACCTGGTGCTGCCCGACCGGGGCGTCGTCACGAACTTCACGATCGTCACCCCGGTGGCGTATCCGGGCCAGAAGGAGACCGAGCCGTTCGTGCGGGTCTCGGTGCTGCTCGACGAGGTCGAGGCGCTGCTGGGCCTCCAGCCCGTCGTCGACGTCGCCAACGAGGACGTACGGCCGGGCATGCGGGTCGAGGCGGTCTGGCTGCCCGAGGCCGAGCGCAGCGCCGACGAGTTCGGCAACCGCGGCTGGGGCGCCACCACCGGCGCGATCGCCGGCTGGCGCCCGACCGGCGAGCCGGACCTGCCCGTCGAGCGCTACCTGGACCGGGTCTTCTGA